Within the Flavobacterium sp. N502536 genome, the region GGACAAAATGGTTTACAGAAATGAAAGTGGATCGTTTTGAAATCAAAAATGCAGATCTGCCTTCTAATATGGAACAGATTATTAAAGATTTTATCCTGCGTCAGAAATAAGTCAAAGAAAACGAAGCCGTTTAAAGAGGAATTTTATTGTCCTCTTTTTTCCATTTACAGAAATTCCAAAAATTCTTCAAAAACTCTCCTCATTATGGTTTTCCGTAAAATACCGGATTGGAATGGTTCTACATTTGAATAGTAAATTTAAACTATAGAACCTATGGAAATCAATCTTCAACTTAAATCATTAGCGGATAAAATTACTCAGCTAAAAAGCAAAATCGAAACCGAAGAATCTACCAAACATGCTTTTGTTTTACCTTTTATTCATGCCTTAGGCTATGATGCCTTTAATCCCTTGGAAGTCGTTCCGGAATTTACCGCAGACCTCGGTTTAAAGAAAGGCGAAAAAGTAGATTATGCCATCTTTCAAAATGGCGAGCCCATTATAATTGTAGAGTGTAAAAGCTGGAAAGAAAACCTAACAATCCATAATTCACAATTGTTTCGCTATTTTCATGTAACCAAAACTCGTTTTGCTCTTTTGACCAATGGTATTACTTATCAATTTTTTACTGATTTGGACGATCAGAATAAAATGGACGAGAAGCCCTTTCTGGAATTCGACATTACCAACCTCAAAGAAAACACAATCAACGAGATTTCTAAGTTTCATAAAAGCAGTTTTGACGTTGATAATATCATTAGTAATGCAAGTTCTTTAAAATACATCAAAGAAATCAAAAAGCAGATTAATGCAGAACTCGAAAATCCTTCCAATGATTTTACCAAACTTTTTGCCAGTAAAGTATACACCGGAAGGCTTACTGAAAAAGTAATGGACGAATTTAAAGATCTGGTTCAAAAATCTTTCAGTCAATACATTAACGAAAAAATCAACGATCGCCTAAATGCTGCTCTTACCAAAGAAACCATCAAGCAGCAGGAAGAACAAATCGCTTTCCTTGAAGAAGAAAGTAAAATACAAACCACTGAAGAAGAACTTGAAGGATATCGTATTATAGTTGCCATATTAAGACAAAAACTTCCCACAAGCCGAATTGTATATCGTGACACCCAATCCTATTTCGGAATTTTGCTGGACGATAACAATCGCAAACCGCTTTGTCGTCTTCACCTTAACGGAGGAAAAAAATACATCAGTCTTTTTAACGACAACAAAAACGAGACAAAAACAGCGATTGCATCGATTGACGATATTTACCAATTTGGGAAAGAGTTATTGGATACAGTGAGACTTTATGAAACGGAATGAAACACGTTCCCCATAAACTAACTATTCAAATATCCCACTATTAATACGCCTACTATTTGAAAGCTGCAAAAGAAGATTACCTCCTCAAAAGAAGCACTTTTTATCAGGAGGTAATTACTCCGTAAGAAATCCAAAACCCATTCCTATGAAATACATTTTACTCCTTCTTCTTATAGTTCCGGCCTCTTTTCACCCTTTTGAAGCCAAAGTATACATCTGCGGTCCAACAGGTGCCAAAAAATTCCATTACAATGAAAATTGCCGTGGTCTGACCTCTTGCCGCAGTGAAATTACGAAAGTAACTCTGAAGCGTGCCCAAGGTCTTGGACTTAGCCTATGCGGTTGGGAAGATTGATCTTTTTAAGGCAAACCAGAATCATTTAATCATTTGATAATAATCACTTTACATTTAATTCACATTAGTTTTATTAATTTGATTAAAACTAAATATCATGAAATTCTTTAATCTAAATTTTCTGGTTTCATTCAAAGAATGGCTTTTTTTAAGAGCCATGCAATCTTCTTTCCTTCATTAATAAACGACAATTTTAAAAAGGAAAGCACAATTGAATGAATAAAGTTGAGACCTCATTTTTGCACAAAAACCAGTTTGGAGATGATTTCTTGTGGGGTGTTTCAACCGCCGCTTTCCAAATTGAAGGCGCACCTGATACCGATGGCAAAGGACGTTCGATTTGGGATGTTTTTACTTCTCAAAAAGGAAAAATAAAAAACGGACATCATGCCTTAACCGCTTGCGATTTTTACAATTCGTACCAAAACGATATTGACTTAATCCGTGAACTGAACATTCCGAATTTCCGATTTTCGATCAGCTGGCCCAGAATCATGCCTAGCGGAGTTTCTCCAATAAATGAGGCCGGAATAGCCTATTACAACAAAATTATTGATTCGCTGCTCTCCGCCGGAATAGAACCCTGGATTACACTTTATCATTGGGATTTACCTCATGATTTAGAACTAAAAGGAGGCTGGACCAATCGTGAATCTGTTAGTTGGTTTTCAGCATACGTTGCCGTTTGTGTGCAGCATTTTGGTGATCGTGTTAAAAACTGGATGGTGATCAACGAACCTTCGGTTTTTACGGGAGCAGGATACTTTTTGGGGATTCATGCCCCAGGAAAAAAAGGTATTACCAATTACCTGAAAGCCATGCACCATGTCACTTTAGCTACAACTGCGGGTGCCAAAATAATACGAAACCACATACCGGATGCCCATATTGGCACCACATTTTCCTGTACACACATTGAGCCGGCAACATCCTCTTCAAAAGACGTTGAGGCGGCAAAAAGAGTGGATACGCTATTAAACCGAACTTTTATTGAACCTATTTTAGG harbors:
- a CDS encoding type I restriction endonuclease: MEINLQLKSLADKITQLKSKIETEESTKHAFVLPFIHALGYDAFNPLEVVPEFTADLGLKKGEKVDYAIFQNGEPIIIVECKSWKENLTIHNSQLFRYFHVTKTRFALLTNGITYQFFTDLDDQNKMDEKPFLEFDITNLKENTINEISKFHKSSFDVDNIISNASSLKYIKEIKKQINAELENPSNDFTKLFASKVYTGRLTEKVMDEFKDLVQKSFSQYINEKINDRLNAALTKETIKQQEEQIAFLEEESKIQTTEEELEGYRIIVAILRQKLPTSRIVYRDTQSYFGILLDDNNRKPLCRLHLNGGKKYISLFNDNKNETKTAIASIDDIYQFGKELLDTVRLYETE
- a CDS encoding GH1 family beta-glucosidase, with the protein product MNKVETSFLHKNQFGDDFLWGVSTAAFQIEGAPDTDGKGRSIWDVFTSQKGKIKNGHHALTACDFYNSYQNDIDLIRELNIPNFRFSISWPRIMPSGVSPINEAGIAYYNKIIDSLLSAGIEPWITLYHWDLPHDLELKGGWTNRESVSWFSAYVAVCVQHFGDRVKNWMVINEPSVFTGAGYFLGIHAPGKKGITNYLKAMHHVTLATTAGAKIIRNHIPDAHIGTTFSCTHIEPATSSSKDVEAAKRVDTLLNRTFIEPILGLGYPQADLPVLKKLNAYIVEDDLNNLSFDFDFIGLQCYTREVVKSSLLIPYIGAELISAEKRNVISTDMGWEVYPPALYQVLKKFNAYEGIRKIIITENGAAFPDTLKNGKVYDIKRTHYIQDHLEQILKAKKDGLAVDGYFVWTLTDNFEWAEGYNARFGLIHVDFDTQQRTIKHSGLWFKDFLS